A genome region from Blautia coccoides includes the following:
- a CDS encoding GntR family transcriptional regulator, whose protein sequence is MIVIDYQNRKPIYEQIVERFQMLIVRGVLEPDSQMPSVRSLATELSINPNTIQKAYTILEQQGYIYPVKGRGNFVSGGRNLVEQKKENFFQKLRIVIREGIELGVTKEECVGRTAALYEEVSHD, encoded by the coding sequence ATGATTGTGATTGATTACCAGAACCGAAAACCGATTTACGAACAAATTGTAGAGCGTTTTCAGATGCTGATCGTAAGAGGCGTGCTGGAACCGGATTCTCAGATGCCGTCTGTCCGTTCTCTGGCAACGGAGCTGTCCATCAACCCCAATACGATTCAGAAAGCATACACCATTCTGGAGCAGCAGGGATACATTTACCCCGTTAAGGGAAGAGGGAATTTTGTGTCCGGCGGCAGGAATCTTGTGGAACAGAAGAAGGAAAACTTCTTTCAGAAGCTGAGGATCGTTATCAGAGAAGGGATTGAACTCGGTGTAACAAAAGAGGAGTGTGTGGGCCGGACTGCGGCGCTGTACGAGGAGGTTAGCCATGATTAG
- a CDS encoding DUF6449 domain-containing protein: protein MTSKISFTKMVLQNVKERGAWLLVSFLAMLMALPVQTMMRLDNVAAYGLKPKELEKEAANVFLNVTGFDNIFLLLLVVVSAFCLGMTGYMYLYSKEKTDFYHSLPLKRERMYFVPYVSGILIFVLPYLLNLLLALLAGAVKGTFPEGAVSMAFGAFLNHMVFFLVFYHVAILAVMLTGNLFTGAMAYAAFLSYGFIIKEVFIGMAERFFQTVVPSMLQGGSVSIFRLSFHTGGWTFSPLYAYYRSISDAVGISGRNIPWLYMGIGAASAIVVLALCILVFRLRPSESYHKAIAFKKLEPFIKTAVVFPFSVLFALGISSGIGKHVFGWFVVILVFTAWVLSTAMDFLYRMDIRESLRPRISTGVVLGMLAVTTIIYRFDVLKADTYLPKEDKIESMSVYIEKMNGLYSYPYDSAYNRGSSQMKAYLDNTKFEKFQDIYSLAKMGVEVQKDNDGFLKLKDEESVLYYCVRYHLKSGRDVYRYYEIKQDDAAVSLMGKIYDSWEYKEQTLPVEFIDEEKITEISLKDIHTTNKQVTTSEEMMRKIFKTYKNEWESLSFEESTSQQVVGFLYVDSLTGDKNLKDSDSSVDYGSVQTQSLPLYEGFVNTRKLLEEAGCPVYTAEDVDKIEKVVLTSADEVGNEEDFTFTEPKDIKEILENSMFDQYSNPATDSYPNYSKSVRIYWKDDTGESKDRVYLGKDLPSCVKKVLKTED from the coding sequence ATGACATCAAAGATCTCTTTTACTAAGATGGTGCTGCAGAATGTGAAGGAAAGAGGTGCATGGCTTCTTGTCTCATTTCTGGCAATGCTGATGGCGCTTCCGGTCCAGACTATGATGCGGCTGGACAATGTGGCTGCTTACGGCCTGAAACCAAAGGAGCTGGAAAAGGAAGCAGCCAATGTGTTTTTGAATGTCACTGGATTTGACAACATTTTTCTGCTGCTTTTGGTGGTAGTCTCTGCCTTCTGCCTGGGAATGACCGGTTATATGTACCTGTATTCCAAGGAGAAGACCGATTTTTATCACAGTCTGCCCTTGAAGAGAGAGCGGATGTATTTTGTGCCTTATGTGAGCGGGATACTGATCTTTGTCCTGCCTTATCTTTTGAACCTGCTGCTGGCACTGCTTGCGGGAGCAGTCAAGGGAACGTTTCCCGAGGGCGCGGTTTCCATGGCCTTTGGCGCGTTTTTGAACCATATGGTGTTCTTTCTGGTATTTTATCATGTGGCTATACTGGCTGTGATGCTCACCGGGAATCTGTTCACCGGCGCAATGGCATATGCTGCTTTTCTGAGCTATGGATTTATCATAAAAGAGGTTTTTATAGGAATGGCGGAACGGTTTTTCCAAACCGTGGTGCCTTCCATGCTGCAGGGCGGGTCTGTCAGTATCTTCAGATTATCCTTCCACACAGGCGGATGGACGTTTTCCCCGCTGTATGCCTATTACCGGTCAATTTCGGATGCGGTAGGCATATCGGGCAGAAATATCCCATGGCTGTATATGGGGATTGGAGCCGCATCCGCTATTGTGGTTTTGGCTCTCTGCATTCTGGTATTCCGTCTGCGTCCGTCAGAAAGTTATCACAAGGCAATTGCTTTTAAAAAGCTGGAGCCGTTTATAAAGACGGCAGTGGTATTTCCCTTTTCTGTTTTGTTTGCTCTGGGCATCAGTTCAGGGATCGGAAAACACGTATTCGGTTGGTTTGTGGTGATCCTTGTGTTCACTGCCTGGGTATTATCCACTGCCATGGACTTTTTGTACCGTATGGATATCCGGGAAAGTCTGCGGCCCCGCATCTCAACAGGTGTAGTCCTGGGAATGCTGGCGGTCACCACGATCATTTACCGCTTCGATGTTCTGAAAGCAGATACCTATCTCCCGAAAGAGGACAAGATAGAATCTATGTCTGTCTATATTGAAAAGATGAACGGTCTCTACAGTTATCCGTATGATTCTGCCTATAACAGAGGAAGCAGCCAGATGAAAGCGTATCTGGACAACACCAAATTTGAAAAATTCCAGGATATTTACAGCCTTGCAAAAATGGGTGTGGAGGTCCAGAAGGATAACGACGGTTTCCTGAAACTGAAGGATGAAGAGTCAGTTCTCTATTACTGTGTGAGATATCATTTGAAGTCAGGAAGAGATGTGTACCGGTACTATGAGATCAAGCAGGATGATGCGGCAGTTTCCCTGATGGGAAAGATTTATGACAGTTGGGAATATAAGGAGCAGACTCTTCCTGTGGAATTTATAGATGAGGAGAAGATCACAGAGATTTCTCTTAAAGATATCCACACTACCAATAAACAGGTTACAACCTCAGAAGAAATGATGAGGAAAATATTCAAGACCTACAAAAATGAATGGGAGAGCCTGAGCTTTGAGGAGAGTACAAGCCAGCAGGTTGTGGGATTTTTGTATGTGGACAGTCTTACGGGGGATAAGAACCTGAAAGATTCGGATTCCTCTGTGGACTATGGAAGTGTACAGACACAGTCACTCCCTCTGTATGAAGGATTTGTGAACACCAGAAAGCTTTTGGAGGAGGCAGGATGCCCTGTCTATACTGCAGAAGATGTGGACAAGATAGAAAAAGTGGTGCTGACTTCAGCAGATGAGGTTGGAAATGAGGAGGACTTTACCTTCACAGAACCGAAGGATATAAAGGAAATACTGGAAAACTCCATG
- a CDS encoding acyl-CoA thioesterase: MEVYRHKTQYYETDQMGIIHHSNYIRWFEEARTDFLEKLGMGYDKMEAEGIISPVLSASCEYRTMTHFGETVAVAVALTKYNGVRLELEYTVTNADSGEVRAVGTSEHCFLDREGNILFLKRSSPEYHKMLEAYAKR; the protein is encoded by the coding sequence ATGGAAGTTTACAGACATAAGACCCAGTATTATGAGACGGACCAGATGGGCATTATCCATCACTCCAACTACATCCGCTGGTTTGAAGAGGCCAGGACAGACTTTCTTGAGAAGCTGGGGATGGGATATGACAAGATGGAGGCAGAGGGGATCATAAGCCCTGTGCTCTCCGCGTCCTGTGAGTACAGGACCATGACCCATTTCGGGGAGACTGTGGCTGTTGCCGTTGCCCTCACAAAGTATAACGGCGTCAGGCTGGAACTGGAATACACGGTCACCAATGCCGACAGCGGGGAAGTGCGGGCAGTGGGAACCTCAGAGCATTGTTTTTTGGACAGGGAGGGCAATATCCTTTTTCTGAAGCGGAGCAGTCCTGAGTATCATAAAATGCTGGAAGCATATGCGAAAAGATAA
- a CDS encoding ABC transporter ATP-binding protein gives MIRAEHLSKAFGEIKAVDNIDIEIPDNSIFGLAGTNGAGKSTFLRLLSGVLKPDQGSIMIDEKPVYEQEEIKREIFFLPDSAYFIPNATGRSMADWYAVYYPKFDRKRFDELAKKLDLDTGRKIHTLSKGMKRQVSMLLGVCAGTKYLFCDETFDGLDPVMRQAAKSILAYEVTEREFTPVIASHNLRELEDICDHVGLLHKGGVLLSREVEDMKLHIHKIQCVIQNPVLEEELLRELEVIQHEKRLSLMTLIVRGEKDRIMEIVESKFPVFAEMIPLTLEEIFISETEVAGYDIKDLFY, from the coding sequence ATGATTAGAGCAGAACATTTGTCAAAAGCCTTTGGGGAGATAAAGGCTGTGGACAACATTGACATTGAGATTCCGGATAACAGCATATTTGGCCTGGCGGGAACAAACGGTGCAGGAAAGAGTACCTTTCTGCGTCTTTTATCCGGTGTTTTGAAACCGGATCAGGGGAGTATTATGATAGACGAAAAGCCTGTCTACGAGCAGGAGGAGATAAAGCGGGAGATTTTCTTTCTGCCTGACAGCGCATATTTCATTCCCAATGCCACAGGACGGTCCATGGCGGACTGGTACGCAGTCTATTATCCCAAATTTGACAGGAAACGGTTTGACGAGCTGGCGAAAAAGCTGGATTTAGATACCGGAAGAAAGATACATACCCTTTCAAAAGGAATGAAGCGTCAGGTATCCATGCTCCTGGGCGTCTGCGCGGGCACAAAGTATCTCTTTTGTGATGAGACCTTTGACGGTCTTGACCCGGTAATGCGGCAGGCAGCCAAAAGTATTCTGGCCTATGAAGTCACAGAGCGGGAGTTTACCCCTGTGATCGCCTCCCATAACTTAAGGGAGCTGGAGGACATCTGTGACCATGTGGGGCTTCTGCACAAGGGCGGTGTTCTTCTGTCAAGGGAAGTGGAGGATATGAAGCTTCACATCCACAAGATCCAGTGTGTGATCCAGAATCCCGTGCTGGAAGAGGAGCTGTTAAGGGAACTGGAAGTGATACAGCACGAGAAACGTCTGTCCCTGATGACTCTGATCGTCAGAGGGGAAAAAGACAGGATCATGGAGATCGTGGAGAGTAAGTTCCCGGTATTTGCGGAAATGATTCCGCTGACCCTGGAAGAAATCTTTATCAGTGAAACGGAGGTAGCGGGATATGACATCAAAGATCTCTTTTACTAA